GCTCCCTGCGAATACGGTCCTCCCGCCGTGACATGACCTCACGGTACGAGCGCCGCCCGCCGGACGCCACGGCTTAAGGCCAAGGGCGACAGGCGGGTCCCGGCCGACATCCGACCCGGCCGTGCCCGCTGCGTTCCCGTCACCGAAGAAGACAACGCGAGGCCGAGGTCCACCCGATCATCGCCCCCACGGTTGAGCCGGCCGGTCCGGCTCGACGGCCGTCCGGATCACCGCAGGATCTCGCTTCCCAAGCTGATCATCCCGGGTTCTCAGCTCGGAGGTCAGCCTGCAGACGACGCCGGAGCAAGGCACGTCCGAGACCCACGGCGTAGCCCATGGCGATCACCATGTGGACGATCGGCAGCCACCGGCCTTCTACCAGATCGTGGAGTGACGCCACGACACCGAACGCGCACATGCCCGCCGGCCAGATCCAGAACGGCGCCTTGTCGATCGACTTCATGGCCAGGGTTATAGCCCGTCATGTCAACAGCGGGGAAGATCATGCCGCCGTGATCTCCCGCGTGGCCGGGGCCGCCACACCCGGCTGGTTCCCGGCAGCGGCAGCCTTCCAGGCCGACACCGAACCGCCGGTGCCGGCACAGGGCAGTCTCATGCGGAGTGAGGACGGCCTACGGCATGGAAGTGTTCCGTGGACGAGATGATGGTCCAGCTGCGTGTGCCGGACCCGCGCTGTCGAGCGCCGCGTTGGTCTGGAGGTGCCCATCGAAGACGAGCGCGGCTCGCGTGGGGCCGGCAAATCGCCGCGCTGACGGGGTCGCCCGCGGCGGCCTAGGCGATCGCGGGCGGGTCCGAGGGGCCGGGGCCGCCGATTGTCAGCAAGCCCGTGAAGTGCAGTTTTGTTTCATTTGATGCGTATACGATGTTGTTGCGGCCGCACTTGGAGACCCATCGCCATCCGTTTTCCGCTGATGACAGACAGACGGGATCCGCAATGACTAAAATGTCGCACTCGCGACGTCCGAGCGCTCGCGGCCTGGGGCATCCTTACCATGCGTCCACCATCCCGAGCCGCCGAAGAGCGCCATTGATGGCGCTACGCCTGCGCCGTACCGCCTTGCTGGTAGTGGCAGCCGCCCTGACCGCGCTGCCGGCCGCCTGCAGGTCCCCCTCGGACACCCCGGCTGCGTCCAGCGCGCAGGCGCTGCCGACCGCAGCGGCCTCACCGTTCCGGGCCGCGACGTCCGTGCCGGCCGCCACCTGCGCCGAGGTCAAGAACGCGATGGTGGTAGGCACGATGGACCCGTATCGCGCGTACGGCGACGAGGGTGCGCCCCTGACCGAGGGCATGTTCTCGGGCCAGGACGGTCTCACACTCGCCGTGCAGGAGCCCTGCGCCACGGGCGACCTCGGCGGCGGGCTCGGCACGACCACCGCCGGCACCATCATGAGCAGCGTCGTGAACACCTCTGGCCGCTACTGGGCGGTCATGCTCTGCGGCAAGCCCGTCGAGCGGGCCCGGTGCGTCGTGCAGTTCGAGCTCGACGATCGCGAACCTGTCGAGAAGGTCAGCATCGCGGATGGGAAGCTCACCCAGGTCTACCTGACGCGCCCCAGTGATGCCGGTACGGCCACGCTCAGCATCCGGCGCACCGCCGTGTACGCCCTGGACGGCGACGTCCTCAAGGAGATCTCCCGCACCGACGAGCCCTACAAGCCCTGACCGGACGCCCGGGCCTTCATGTCTGCACCGGCGCGCAGGGAATCCCTCCCTCCTTTCTGTGGCTCCTGTGTCAGTGGTCAAGCCGTCTTGTTCGTCTGCTGCTAGGCGGGCGCCGCATGAAGCGCATTGTGCTTCGGTCAGCAACAGTTGCACGAGTTCATGCGTGCGCCAGTCGGTGGCTGTTCAATACGAGCAGACGCCACAGAGGCCTCGCCTCTTCACGTCCAATGAAGAGCTTGAAGAATGCCCCAAGTGGGTACGCCGGAAATCCTGACGATTATCGGATTTTCACTGGTGCCGGACCTACCATGACTCGTAGCACTTCGGACTGAATGAGCCGGCGGATTCATTCCGGCGCGACGATGCGCCAGTTCTCATCTAAAACGGGGGATGATTACATGAAGGCCTTCATGAAAGAAAAACCGTCAGCACCGCTCACGGCGCTTGACTTGGAGCACCTGACGAGCACGGCACCACTTCCGGCCACCGAAGACATGCCCGCGGAGATCGCGGAGTTGTTGCGGCCGGATTCCGGCGTGTACATCCGTTCGGACCACAAGCCGACAATGGACTATTCACTTGAGCCCGTCGCGGGAACGGCCGACATGTGGAGGGTCATCGACAACGCAACGAACGGCGAGCTCCGGCTGACGATTCCCGGACTTGACCGCACCGAACTGCAGCCTGAGGAACGGGCCGCGGATTCGGTGAGCGTCGAAGAGGCCGGCACGGACAGTCACCGCCCGCCATGGATCGAGCAGGAGTTCCTTCCCAGCCTCGTGCCGTTCCGCCTTTCGGCACAGAGTTCGGGCCTGCCGCAGGCGCAGGTGTTCATGGAGCCGAGGCCCAGGGTCATCGAGGCGGAGCGGCTGCCCTATCCGTGGTGCACGGTCGGCCGGATCGTCGTCAGGAGCTCTCTCGGCACGTGGGTGGGAAGCGGCGTTCTGGTGGGCCCGAACCTCGTCCTGACCGCGGGGCATGTCGCCCCATGGGGAGGCACGAACTGGTCGATGGAGTTCATCCCGGGCCTGCGCGAAGGCGACAGCAACCCTCGGCCGTTCGGAAGTTCCTTCGTCGAGCGGTACAGGGGATACAACACACCGGGCGAGGTCTCCGGATACGACTACGTCGTCTGCAAGCTGTACAACCCGCTCGGCCGGGCGCTGGGCTGGATGGGCACCCAGTGGTGGAGCAGCGAGAGCAGCTACGAGAGCCGCAGTTACACGTCGTCCGGGTATCCCGCGAGCTTCGGCGGCAGGCCCGCCGTTCAGTTCGCCGTCGGCATCCGGGACATCGACAGTGACAGTCCAGGGATCGAACTCGAAACCGTCACGTACACGTCGGGCGGATGGTCGGGTGGTCCGCTCTGGTTCTTCGCCGGACAGAGTCCCACCATCGTCGGCACGCTGAGCGGCTCCGAGAAAGACGAATTCGATCCACGACGGGATGTCTACGCCGGCTACATGGCCATGGTCGACCTCGTCATATTCGGCTTGGACAATTGGCGGCCCTGAGCCGTCAGCAGTGTCTCTCAATGCACCTATCGGGCAACAACAAGGGAAAGAGAGGAACACCATCATGGCAGATTGGAAGCTTGGGGACTGGAACGGCAACTCCGCATCCGGCAACGGGGATGGTGCCGCCCACGCATCCACCACGGGGCGATATGTGGTGGTCTTCAGCGACGAGGTGCGCGGTGATCACGCGGCGACCGCAGACGCTCTGCGGGCGATGACAGGTGTGGCGAGCATCGCCAGCACCCGGGACTTCAGTGCCGGCGCGCTGGATTTCGACCAGGCGGCCGCCGCGGACGCCATCGTGTTCGCCGAACTCGGCATCGCGGTGGTGGCGGCTGAGCCGGACCAGGCCGCTCGGTTGAGCGCCGCAGGAGCGGCCGACCATCGGATTCTGGCGGTGGAGCCTGAACGCATCCTTCACGCGATCACGGAGGCGCCGCCGGTGCCGTCTTCCTACCTGCTGGGGTACCGCGATGCGGTCACCGACCTCTGCGACCGGGTGATCGCC
The Catellatospora sp. IY07-71 DNA segment above includes these coding regions:
- a CDS encoding serine protease; protein product: MKAFMKEKPSAPLTALDLEHLTSTAPLPATEDMPAEIAELLRPDSGVYIRSDHKPTMDYSLEPVAGTADMWRVIDNATNGELRLTIPGLDRTELQPEERAADSVSVEEAGTDSHRPPWIEQEFLPSLVPFRLSAQSSGLPQAQVFMEPRPRVIEAERLPYPWCTVGRIVVRSSLGTWVGSGVLVGPNLVLTAGHVAPWGGTNWSMEFIPGLREGDSNPRPFGSSFVERYRGYNTPGEVSGYDYVVCKLYNPLGRALGWMGTQWWSSESSYESRSYTSSGYPASFGGRPAVQFAVGIRDIDSDSPGIELETVTYTSGGWSGGPLWFFAGQSPTIVGTLSGSEKDEFDPRRDVYAGYMAMVDLVIFGLDNWRP